A region of Natribaculum luteum DNA encodes the following proteins:
- the allB gene encoding allantoinase AllB, translating to MSVDLVVENCTVVTPAGRVPDAGVAVEDGEIVAVGRSDRLPAADRTIDAAGNVLVPGIVDAHIHNREPGLEYKEDWESATRAAAAGGVTTVVGMPNTDPVIDRPEHLQLKFDRGEASAHVDFQSFVVVTSENIDRIPALDEAGALGYKIFLGSTVGDVPPPSDGEVLEAMKRIRETGKRLGFHEENGEIIDYYEAQVKAAGRNDPIDHSHSRPVIAEREAIERMITFAEETGAKIHMYHVSSGSGAEAVARGKDRGVNVTAETCPHYLWFTEEVMREKGNVARIQPPIRDEAERTKLWDAFDAGAIDSIATDHAPHTDDEKKVDDPFGNTWDAAAGFVGLETEVPTMLTFVDEGRLTLEEWVYHHATRPAQVWGMYPQKGSLQVGTDADFTIVDPDREWTLEDRHDLHSKSTVTPFEGESFVGKATTTVVRGEVVYEDGDVVGESGYGTRVDVDDA from the coding sequence ATGTCTGTCGACCTCGTCGTGGAGAACTGTACCGTCGTGACGCCCGCCGGTCGCGTTCCCGACGCGGGCGTCGCCGTCGAGGACGGCGAAATCGTCGCCGTCGGCCGCAGCGACCGCCTCCCGGCGGCCGATCGCACCATCGACGCCGCGGGGAACGTCCTCGTCCCAGGGATCGTCGACGCCCACATCCACAACCGAGAACCCGGCCTCGAGTACAAGGAAGACTGGGAGTCCGCGACTCGAGCGGCAGCGGCCGGCGGCGTCACGACCGTCGTCGGGATGCCAAACACCGACCCGGTCATCGACCGACCGGAGCACCTCCAGCTCAAGTTCGACCGCGGGGAGGCGTCGGCACACGTCGACTTCCAGAGTTTCGTCGTCGTGACCTCGGAGAACATAGATCGCATCCCGGCCCTCGACGAGGCCGGTGCCCTGGGATACAAGATCTTCCTCGGGTCGACCGTCGGCGACGTGCCACCGCCGAGCGACGGGGAAGTCCTCGAGGCGATGAAGCGGATCCGGGAGACCGGCAAACGGCTCGGCTTTCACGAGGAAAACGGCGAGATCATCGACTACTACGAAGCGCAGGTCAAAGCGGCGGGACGAAACGACCCGATCGACCACTCCCACTCCCGCCCCGTGATCGCCGAACGCGAGGCCATCGAACGGATGATCACCTTCGCCGAGGAGACCGGCGCGAAGATCCATATGTACCACGTCTCCTCGGGGTCGGGTGCCGAGGCCGTCGCCCGCGGGAAAGACCGCGGCGTCAACGTCACCGCCGAAACCTGCCCGCACTACCTCTGGTTCACCGAGGAGGTCATGCGCGAGAAGGGCAACGTCGCCCGCATCCAGCCGCCAATCCGCGACGAGGCCGAACGAACGAAGCTCTGGGACGCCTTCGACGCGGGCGCGATCGACTCAATCGCGACCGACCACGCACCCCACACGGACGACGAGAAGAAAGTCGACGACCCCTTCGGGAACACCTGGGACGCGGCCGCGGGCTTCGTCGGCCTCGAGACCGAGGTCCCCACGATGCTCACGTTCGTCGACGAAGGCCGGCTCACGCTCGAGGAGTGGGTCTACCACCACGCCACTCGCCCGGCGCAGGTCTGGGGGATGTACCCGCAGAAAGGCTCGCTGCAGGTCGGCACCGACGCGGACTTCACGATCGTCGACCCCGACCGTGAGTGGACGCTCGAGGATCGCCACGACCTCCACTCGAAGAGCACGGTGACGCCTTTCGAGGGCGAGTCGTTCGTCGGCAAAGCCACGACGACCGTCGTGCGCGGCGAGGTCGTCTACGAGGACGGCGACGTGGTCGGCGAGTCGGGGTACGGCACTCGAGTCGACGTCGACGACGCGTAG
- a CDS encoding DUF7577 domain-containing protein yields the protein MAVGLQLLSVVFVLGAIVALIVSIPVLWGIVEDARKRRRERQTGELEPYELADETGRQSASDDGTRESNQSTRISCRHCSTANDPAYTYCRHCAERL from the coding sequence ATGGCCGTGGGGCTGCAACTGCTTTCCGTCGTCTTCGTCCTCGGGGCGATCGTCGCCCTGATCGTCTCGATTCCCGTCCTGTGGGGGATCGTCGAGGATGCGCGAAAGCGCCGTCGCGAGCGGCAGACGGGCGAACTCGAGCCGTACGAACTCGCCGACGAGACCGGACGGCAGTCGGCGTCTGACGACGGTACACGCGAGTCGAACCAGTCGACGCGGATCTCCTGCCGGCACTGCTCGACCGCGAACGATCCCGCCTACACGTACTGTCGGCACTGCGCCGAGAGGCTGTGA
- a CDS encoding NAD-dependent epimerase/dehydratase family protein, giving the protein MTPPSIRDRTILVTGGAGFIGSHLVDALVDDNDVRVLDDLSTGEREHVHDDATLLEGDVRDQQALERATRDVDLIFHEAAVVGVTETVEQPAETNRVNLEAGLELLEQARREDARVVLASSAAVYGHPDELPVSETASTDPASPYGIQKLALDEYARLYADLYDLPTVALRYFNAYGPRQRGPYSGVISTFLEQARAGDPITVEGDGEQTRDFVHVEDLVRANLLAATTDDVGEAYNVGTGERTSILELAETIREATDADVPIVHREPRVGDVRHSRADVSKARRTLGFEATIGLQTGIRDLVGRESLEEATMIDREGESYS; this is encoded by the coding sequence ATGACTCCCCCATCGATCCGCGATCGGACGATCCTCGTCACCGGCGGTGCCGGCTTCATCGGCAGCCACCTCGTCGACGCACTCGTCGACGACAACGACGTTCGCGTCCTCGACGACCTCTCGACGGGCGAGCGCGAGCACGTCCACGACGACGCGACGCTCCTCGAGGGCGACGTCCGCGACCAGCAGGCACTCGAGCGGGCGACCCGGGACGTCGACCTGATCTTCCACGAGGCGGCCGTCGTCGGCGTGACCGAGACCGTCGAACAGCCCGCGGAGACGAACCGCGTGAACCTCGAGGCGGGCCTCGAGCTGCTCGAGCAGGCGCGTCGCGAGGACGCCAGAGTCGTGCTGGCCTCGAGTGCGGCAGTCTACGGCCACCCCGACGAGCTGCCGGTCTCGGAGACAGCTTCGACCGATCCCGCGTCGCCGTACGGCATCCAGAAGCTCGCACTCGACGAGTACGCGCGGCTGTACGCGGATCTGTACGACCTGCCGACGGTCGCGCTCCGGTACTTCAACGCCTACGGGCCGCGCCAGCGCGGTCCCTACAGCGGCGTTATCTCGACGTTTCTCGAGCAGGCGCGAGCTGGCGACCCGATCACGGTCGAGGGTGACGGGGAGCAGACGCGCGATTTCGTCCACGTCGAGGACCTCGTCCGGGCGAACCTGCTGGCGGCGACGACCGACGACGTCGGCGAGGCGTACAACGTCGGAACCGGCGAGCGAACGTCGATCCTCGAGTTGGCAGAGACGATCCGCGAGGCGACCGACGCCGACGTCCCGATCGTCCACCGCGAGCCCCGGGTGGGTGACGTTCGACACAGCAGGGCGGACGTGTCGAAAGCTCGTCGCACGCTCGGCTTCGAGGCGACGATCGGCCTCCAGACGGGGATTCGCGATCTCGTCGGCCGCGAGTCGCTCGAGGAGGCTACGATGATCGATCGGGAGGGCGAGTCGTACAGTTGA
- a CDS encoding cytochrome C oxidase subunit IV family protein, which translates to MASLRTYTLIYVALLGLGTGKFVFFTFDQYFTYWMAAAGILVLAIFKTLLITGYYQHLIEEPRSVSYLMALSLFMVFLLTIAAGYSIQ; encoded by the coding sequence ATGGCGAGCCTTCGAACCTATACACTGATCTACGTCGCGTTGCTGGGATTGGGAACCGGAAAGTTCGTCTTCTTTACGTTCGACCAGTACTTCACCTACTGGATGGCAGCAGCCGGGATCCTCGTCCTCGCGATATTCAAAACGCTGCTCATCACGGGATACTACCAGCACCTGATCGAAGAACCGCGATCGGTCTCGTACCTGATGGCGCTGTCGCTGTTTATGGTGTTCCTGCTGACCATCGCTGCAGGATACTCGATCCAGTGA
- a CDS encoding C2H2-type zinc finger protein has translation MVPDPREEEGVDEGENVGTDPREGENVEESDEFVCPVCGETFETQQALEEHGEEAHEESEIQSKQP, from the coding sequence ATGGTACCAGATCCACGAGAAGAGGAGGGCGTCGACGAGGGCGAAAACGTCGGAACCGACCCACGAGAAGGGGAGAACGTCGAAGAATCGGACGAATTCGTCTGTCCGGTCTGCGGTGAAACGTTCGAAACGCAGCAAGCGCTAGAAGAGCACGGCGAGGAAGCACACGAAGAGAGCGAAATTCAGTCCAAACAGCCGTAG
- a CDS encoding YbhB/YbcL family Raf kinase inhibitor-like protein, translated as MIGLLTSSLDDAEPLTVTSSDFDRGTRLPDWAGFTNENENPELRISGVPDEAESLLVTMIHPEAAEVVDHPWIHWMVWGVSPETAVLPRDGIGDDATEGYNDFLRQGWGGPSPPPEQTETYRFRVYALDIDLDLPPETRRARVASTIGLEGEILAAGELTGQYSAEQGSVFNTVGPRGLRP; from the coding sequence ATGATCGGGTTACTCACCTCGTCGCTGGACGACGCAGAACCGCTCACAGTCACCAGTTCGGATTTCGACCGCGGGACGCGACTTCCCGACTGGGCTGGCTTTACCAACGAGAACGAAAACCCCGAACTTCGGATCAGCGGCGTTCCGGACGAGGCCGAGTCCCTCCTCGTCACGATGATCCACCCCGAGGCAGCTGAGGTCGTCGATCATCCCTGGATTCACTGGATGGTCTGGGGCGTTTCACCCGAGACGGCGGTGCTCCCGAGAGACGGAATCGGCGACGACGCTACCGAGGGGTACAACGACTTCCTTCGGCAGGGGTGGGGCGGCCCGTCGCCGCCACCCGAACAGACCGAAACCTACCGGTTCCGGGTCTACGCACTCGACATCGATCTGGACCTTCCACCCGAGACGAGACGTGCTCGAGTCGCCTCGACGATCGGTCTCGAAGGAGAGATCCTGGCCGCTGGCGAGTTGACCGGCCAGTACAGCGCCGAACAGGGGTCCGTCTTCAACACCGTTGGGCCGCGCGGGCTTCGTCCCTGA
- a CDS encoding amidase — translation MTLEFDVLETTVLEIHDAMEAGEVTSRELVEQYLERIEAYDRDGPELNAIITVNPDARERADELDEKFTENGFVGPLHGVPVLVKDQAETAGITTTFGSEAFDDYVPERNATIVTNLEEAGAIVLAKTNLPDWASSWFGTSSVIGRTKNPYALDRDPGGSSAGTGAGVAANLGTVGIGEDTGGSIRLPSSFCNLFGIRVTTGLISRTGLAPLVTRQDTAGPMARTVRDMALLLDVLVGYDADDEWTAATELARVEGSYVDHLDEAGLEGARIGVLRDAFGSDDDPNAAPVNDVVEQALEELVDAGAELVDPVSVPDLMGQIEETMLYVLQSKHDLDQFLADREDAPVGSVEEIYESGQYYEGLDLLEAIAEGPADPADEPGYWRKVAAQGSFRRDLLYTIADHDLDAILFPDVQVVPPTDAELGETYTTATFPTNTVIGAQTLCPAVSIPGGFTDDGVPVGVELLGRPYDEPRLLELAYAYEQAVDPRRSPETAPALGEE, via the coding sequence ATGACGCTGGAATTCGACGTCCTCGAGACGACTGTCCTCGAGATCCACGACGCGATGGAAGCCGGCGAGGTGACGAGTCGCGAACTCGTCGAGCAGTACCTCGAGCGAATCGAGGCGTACGATCGCGACGGGCCGGAGCTGAACGCGATCATCACCGTCAACCCGGACGCCCGAGAGCGAGCCGACGAGCTAGACGAGAAATTCACCGAGAACGGCTTCGTCGGTCCCCTCCACGGCGTCCCCGTCCTCGTGAAAGATCAGGCCGAGACCGCGGGGATCACGACGACGTTCGGCTCCGAAGCCTTCGACGACTACGTCCCCGAGCGGAACGCGACGATCGTGACCAACCTCGAGGAGGCGGGAGCGATCGTCCTCGCCAAGACGAACCTCCCGGACTGGGCGTCCTCGTGGTTTGGCACCTCGTCTGTGATCGGCCGGACGAAAAACCCGTACGCGCTGGATCGAGACCCCGGGGGCTCGAGCGCCGGCACCGGCGCGGGCGTCGCCGCGAACCTCGGAACCGTCGGCATCGGAGAAGACACCGGCGGTTCGATTCGCCTCCCCTCGAGTTTCTGTAACCTGTTTGGCATCCGCGTGACGACCGGGTTGATCAGCAGGACGGGCCTCGCACCGCTCGTAACGCGCCAGGACACCGCCGGCCCGATGGCGCGGACGGTTCGTGACATGGCGTTACTACTCGACGTTCTCGTCGGCTACGACGCGGATGACGAATGGACGGCCGCCACCGAACTGGCTCGCGTGGAGGGATCGTACGTCGACCACCTCGACGAGGCGGGACTCGAGGGCGCGCGAATCGGCGTCCTGCGCGACGCCTTCGGGTCGGACGACGATCCCAATGCCGCCCCGGTGAACGACGTCGTCGAGCAGGCACTCGAGGAACTGGTGGACGCGGGTGCCGAACTGGTCGATCCCGTCTCCGTCCCCGACCTGATGGGGCAGATCGAGGAGACGATGCTGTACGTCTTACAGTCGAAACACGACCTCGACCAGTTTCTGGCAGACCGCGAGGACGCACCCGTGGGGTCAGTCGAAGAGATCTACGAAAGTGGACAGTACTACGAGGGGCTGGATCTGCTCGAGGCGATCGCCGAGGGACCGGCGGATCCGGCCGACGAGCCCGGCTACTGGCGGAAAGTCGCCGCCCAGGGGTCGTTCCGGCGCGACCTGCTCTACACCATCGCCGACCACGATCTCGACGCGATCCTATTCCCGGACGTGCAGGTGGTACCGCCGACCGACGCCGAACTCGGCGAGACGTACACGACGGCCACCTTCCCGACGAACACGGTCATCGGCGCGCAGACGCTGTGTCCGGCCGTCTCGATCCCCGGCGGGTTCACTGACGACGGCGTCCCAGTCGGCGTCGAACTCCTCGGACGACCCTACGACGAGCCGCGACTGCTCGAGTTAGCCTACGCCTACGAACAGGCCGTAGACCCCCGACGATCGCCGGAGACGGCCCCCGCGCTGGGCGAGGAGTGA
- a CDS encoding MBL fold metallo-hydrolase, whose protein sequence is MAVELASGIWWLRLRGVNAYLVDRDDTTLIDAGTPWDGDRIRDELADASVGVAEIDRVLLTHYDLDHVGTLAALTPDLEATVHAAGRFDAEILANRRKPPWTNHKGALQRVLGVASTHPSLAIEPVADGAALGPFTAYHTPGHTPGHVAYVSRDLEVAMLGDLVRESDGDLEASSWFVSYDTDDVRESIQRLDADAPSFEIACVGHGEPISPGGGEAFRRLASRL, encoded by the coding sequence ATGGCAGTCGAACTCGCATCTGGCATCTGGTGGTTACGCCTCCGGGGCGTCAACGCCTACCTCGTCGACCGTGACGACACGACGCTGATCGACGCGGGAACCCCCTGGGACGGCGACCGGATCCGGGACGAACTCGCCGATGCCAGCGTCGGCGTCGCCGAGATCGACCGCGTTCTGCTCACGCACTACGACCTCGACCACGTCGGCACGCTCGCTGCGCTGACGCCGGACCTCGAGGCAACGGTCCACGCCGCCGGGAGGTTCGACGCCGAAATTCTGGCGAACCGGCGCAAACCGCCGTGGACGAACCACAAGGGTGCCCTCCAGCGTGTCCTCGGCGTGGCGAGCACCCACCCGTCGCTCGCGATCGAACCCGTCGCCGACGGCGCCGCCCTCGGTCCGTTCACCGCCTACCACACGCCCGGGCACACGCCGGGCCACGTCGCGTACGTCAGCCGCGACCTCGAGGTCGCGATGCTCGGCGACCTGGTCCGGGAGTCGGACGGCGACCTCGAGGCGTCGAGCTGGTTCGTCAGTTACGATACGGACGACGTCCGCGAGAGCATCCAGCGGCTGGATGCCGACGCGCCGTCGTTCGAGATCGCGTGTGTCGGCCACGGGGAGCCGATCTCTCCAGGCGGTGGCGAGGCGTTTCGTCGGTTGGCTTCCCGGCTGTGA